Below is a genomic region from Nocardioides panacis.
GGAAGGTCTCCACCTCGTCGTCGCCGGCGAACTTGTAGGTCACGGTCATGCCGGGCTCCACGACGCCGTTGTCGGCCGGGGTCTCACCGACCTCCGCGCGCCGCAGCATGTCCTCGAGCTGGCGGATGCGGGCCTCGGTCTTGCCCTGCTCCTCGCGCGCCGCGTGGTAGCCGCCGTTCTCCTTGAGGTCACCCTCGTCGCGGGCCGCGCTGATGCGGGCGACGACCTCGCTGCGGACGGGTCCGCGCAGGTTGTCGAGCTCCGCCTGGAGCTTGTCGAAGGCCTCCTGCGTCAACCAGATGATCTTCTGCTCGCTGCTGGCCTGGGTCACGGTGAAGCTCCTGTGCTTGGTCGGGGGCCGGTGGGCGCGCACGCTCCACCGGTCGTTTTCAGGCAAGTGACTGAGTCTAACAAGCACGGGGCTGCCCACCCCAATTACCGCCGGACCGGTTCAGCGGGCCTGCCGCTGGCCGGCGGAGGTGCAGCCGACCAGGTCGACGCTGGTCGCGCGGCGCTCGGTGCGCACCGTGGAGGAGAGCGTGACCACCTTCGCCGGCCCGGGCGGCACCGGCACGGTCAGCTCGCCGACCGTGGAGTGGTCCTCCGCCGACGCGCGGAGCAGGCAGGACGCCGCCACCCCCGGGTCCCGGCGTACGACGGTGTAGCGGGCCACCGCGGCGTGCTGGCCGTCGATGTCGAACCCCACGATCTGCGAGGTGACCTGGGGCCGGGCGTGGAACATCACCACCCACGCGAGCCAGGCCAGGGCCACCACGGCGAGCGCGACGACACCCGCGACCAGGAGCGGGCGGCGCGCCCGGGAGGGCGTGCCGTACCGCTCGGACAGATCGGACGCAGAGGCACTCACGCCACCATCCTAGAATCGACCCCATGCTCCGACTCATGCACGTCCACGCCCACCCCGACGACGAGTCGAGCAAGGGCGCGGCCAGCACCGCCAAGTACGTCGCCGAAGGGGTCGACGTGCACGTCGTCACCTGCACCGGCGGCGAGCGCGGCTCGATCCTGAACCCCGCGATGGACCGCCCCGACGTGCTCGAGAACATCTCCGCGATCCGGCGCGACGAGATGGAGGCGGCCCGGGCGATCCTCGGCGTCCGGCAGGACTGGCTGGGCTTCGTGGACTCCGGGTGGCCCGAGGGCGACCCGAAGCCGCCGCTGCCCGAGGGCTGCTTCGCGCTGGTCCCGGTCGAGGAGGCCGCCGAGCCGCTCGTCCGGCTGATCCGCAGCTTCCGTCCGCACGTGATGACGACGTACGACGAGAACGGCGGCTACCCGCACCCCGACCACGTGATGTGCCACACCGTCAGCCTCGCGGCCTTCGAGGCGGCCGGCGACCCGGACCGCTACCCCGACGCGGGCGAGCCGTGGCAGCCGCTCAAGCTCTACTACCACCACTCCTTCCACCGGGAGCGCACCGTCGCGCTGCACGAAGCGATGCTCGCGGCCGGCCTGGAGTCGCCCTACGCCGAGCGCCTGGAGGAGTGGAAGCCCGACCCGGTGCACGCCGCCCGGATCACCACCAAGGTGCCGTGCGCGGAGTACTTCCCGGTCCGGGACCGTGCGCTGCTCGCGCACGCCACCCAGATCGACCCGGACGGCGCCTGGTTCGCCTGCCCGATGGACATCCACCAGAAGGCCTGGCCGACCGAGGACTACGAGCTCGCCCGCAGCCTGGTGGACAGCGAGCTGCCCGAGGACGATCTCTTCGCGGGCGTCCGGGGCCTGGCTGAGAGGATGGAGGCATGAACACCCTCCTCGCAGCACTCGTGCTGGTGCACGCGGCCGTCGACAAGGCCCCGGACCCCGAGGACGTCAAGCCCGGCTGGCTCGGCTTCGGCGTCTTCCTCGCCCTGGCCTTCGCCGTCTTCCTGCTCTGGATGAGCATGCGCAAGCAGCTGAAGAAGGTCGACTTCGAGGTCCCGGGCGACGAGCCCGCGGAGCGGCCCGGCGGCGCGCCCGGCACCGGCACCCCGCACACGACCTAAGCGTTCGCTGAGGTCGCCGTTGACCTGACCCGCCCGGTCGGCCGATGCTCGGGTGATGGACGCCCCGGTGGCACATCCGCGCGACGTGACGGCCTGGCACGGCGCGTCCGCGGTCTGCATGGCGCTGATGCTGGTCGCCGCCGTCCCCGGCTGGTTCGCCGGCGCCGGCACGGCCCTCTTCGCGGCCGGCCTGGGCTGGTGCGGCGTGCAGCTGGCCCGGCGTACCTCCCCGGCGACGTACCTCCGGCTGGGGGTCTGCTGCCTGGCGATGGTGCTGATGCTGCGGCCCCGGGACGCCGGCGCGGCCACGCACGCGGGCCACGCAGGCCACGAGATGGCGATGCCCGCGGCCGGGCCGTCCGCCGGCGCGGTGCTGGTCGCGCTGGCGCTGCTGGCCGTCGTGGTCCTGGCCGTGCGCGAGGCGGCGGTCGCCTCCGGCCGGGGTACGTCGCGGCTCGGCCCGGCCTGCGAGGGCGTGCTCGCGGGGTCGATGGCCGTGATGCTGGTCGGCCTGGTCTGAACCACCCGCCGGCGATCCGCCCGAATCAACAAGACGCTGAGGTCGCTGTTCACGGCGCCGCCGCCCGGATCGAAGGTGACGTGACGACGGTCACGTCGCTCACGTCGCTCACTCAGGGCCACACGACCGGGAGCCCCGGGCCGCCAGCGGAACCGCTCAGCCAGTGCGCACCACGCGGACCAGGGCGTCGTACGCCGTCCGCGCACCCTCGCCGGTGTGCTGGTGCGCCGGGTCGGTGTCCGGGACCACCCGGCGCACCCGCTCGGCCCGCTCGACCTCGAAGCGCTCGCCGTCCAGGTCCCCGAGGACCTCCTCGGCGGTGTAGAGCACCGAGGCGTCGGTCGGGCCGCCGGTGCCCTCGGTGAGGTTCGTGGTGTCGTGGGCGACCAGGAAGAAGGTGCCGCCCACCCGCAGCGCCCCGAACGCCCGTCGTACGGCGGTGCGGCGCTCGTCCTCGGCCAGCTGGAGGTAGGCGAGCACCACGAGGTCGTAGGGCACCGGCCCGCTCTCGAAGTCCAGCACGTCGCCGTGCACCCAGTCGACGTGCAAGTCCCGCCCGCGCTCGTGCCGCTCCTGCAGCGCCCGGCCCTTGTCGAGCCCGGCCAGCGAGAAGTCGACGGCGGTCACCTCCCAGCCCTGCTCGGCCAGCCACAGGGCGTTGCGGCCCTCACCGGCGGCCAGGTCGGCCGCCCGGCCCGGGCTCAGGCCGGCCAGCTCGGAGGCCACGAACTGGTTGGGCGTCGCCGACCAGACCAGCTCGGAGGCGGCGTACCGCTCGTCCCACGCGCGTGCGTCCATGCGGCCGAGGCTAGTGCCTCAGGCCTCGGGGCTGCCGTTCTGCTGGGCGGCGACCGCCGCGTGCACCTCGGCCATGTCCAGGCCCTTGACGGCGCCGATCAGCTCGTCGAGGGCGGTCGGCGGCAGCGCGCCGGGCTGGGAGAACACCAGCACGCCCTCGCGGAAGGCCATCAGCGTCGGGATGGAGGTGATGTTCGCGGCGCTGGCCAGCGCCTGCTCGGCCTCGGTGTCGACCTTGGCGAACACCACGTCGGGGTTCGCCTCGGACGCCTTCTCGAAGGTGGGGGCGAACTGGCGGCACGGGCCGCACCACTCCGCCCAGAAGTCCACGAGGACGATGTCGTTGTCCGCAACGGTCTTCTCGAACGCTTCGGCGGTGAGCTGGGTGGTTGCCACGGTGTGATCCCTCGTCTCTGTCGGGTGGGTCGTTGTGCCCAACAACGGGCCGGCCGTGCTTCTTCCCCCGTGTGCAACGGTGGGACGCATGCCGAACCGACTGGCCGCCGCGACGAGCCCCTACCTCCTCCAGCACGCCGACAACCCGGTGGACTGGTGGGAGTGGTCCCCCGAGGCCTTCGCCGAGGCGCGCGAACGCGACGTGCCGGTGCTGCTGTCGGTCGGGTACGCCGCCTGCCACTGGTGCCACGTGATGGCCCACGAGTCGTTCGAGGACGAGGCCACCGCCTCCTACATGAACGAGCACTACGTGAACGTCAAGGTGGACCGGGAGGAGCGCCCGGACGTGGACGCGGTCTACATGGCCGCGACGACCGCGATGACCGGTCAGGGCGGCTGGCCGATGACCGTGGTGCTCGACCACGAGGGCGCACCGTTCTTCGCCGGCACCTACTTCCCGGACCAGCCCCGGCAGGGCCAGCCCGCGTTCCGGCAGGTCCTCGCGGCGCTCTCGGAGGCCTGGACGAACCGCCGCGAGGAGGTCGCCACCGTGGCCGCGGACGTTGCCGGCCACCTGCGCCAGGCGGTCGCGCTGTCGGGGGAGGACCCGCTCGACGAGGAGCTGCTGGCCGGCGCCGTCCGGTCGCTGGCCGGCGACTTCGACGCCGCGAACGGCGGCTTCGGGACGGCCCCGAAGTTCCCGCCCTCGATGGTGCTGGAGTTCCTGCTCCGGCACGCCGCCCGGACCGGTGCCCCGAACGCGTCCGGGATGGCCGACCGCACGCTGCGCGCGATGGCCCGCGGCGGGCTCTACGACCAGCTCGCGGGCGGGTTCGCGCGCTACTCGGTCGACCCCGGCTGGGTGGTGCCGCACTTCGAGAAGATGCTCTACGACAACGCCCAGCTGCTCGGGGTGTACGCGCGCTGGTGGCGGCAGACCGGCGACCCGCTGGGCGAGCGGGTGACCCGGCAGACCGCGGACTTCCTGCTCGCCGAGCTGCGCACGCCCGAGGGCGGGTTCGCCTCGGCGCTGGACGCCGACACCGAGGGTGTGGAGGGGAGGTTCTACGTCTGGACGCCCGGCGAGCTCGTCGAGGTGCTCGGCGCCGACGACGGCGCCTGGGCCGCCGCGCTGCTGGAGGTCACCACGGACGGCACGTTCGAGCACGGCCAGTCCACGCTGCAGCTGCTCGCCGACCCCGACGACCCCGACCGCTGGGAGTCGGTGCGCGGCCGGCTGCTCGCGGCCCGGGGGCACCGGGTGCGCCCGGCCCGCGACGACAAGGTGGTAGCCGCCTGGAACGGCCTCGCGATCGCGTCCCTCGCCGAGGCGGGGGTCCTGCTCGGCGAGCAGCGGTACGTCGACGCGGCCGTCGACGCGGGACGGCTGATCGTCGACCGGCACCTGGACGGGAACCGCCTGCGCCGGGTCTCCCGGGACGGCGTCGTCGGCCGGCACGACGGCGTGCTGGAGGACTACGCCTGCGTGGCGTCGGGCGCGCTGGCCCTGCTGTCGGCCACCGGCGACGTGACCTGGCTGGCGACCGCACGCACCCTGCTGGACGTCGCGCTGACGGGCTTCGCGGCCGGGGACGGCGGCTTCTTCGACACCGCGGCGGACGCCGAGCCGCTGCTGTCGCGACCCCGCGACCCCTCCGACAACGCCAGCCCCTCGGGGCAGTCGGCGCTCGTGCACGCGCTGCTCGGCTACGCCGCGGTCACCGGCTCCGGACGGCACCGCGACGCCGCCGAAGCCGCGCTGCGCAACGTCCGCACGCTCGCCGAGCGCGTCCCGCGCTTCGCCGGCTGGTCGCTGGCCGCCGCGGAGGCCGCGCTGTCCGGTCCGCTCGAGGTGGCGGTGGTGGGCGCCGACGGCGACCCGGCCCGCGCCGAGCTGGTCCGCGTGGCCCGCGCGTCCTCGGCGCCCGGCCTGGTCGTGGTGGCGGGGGAGGCCTCCGGGGGGGGAGCCCGACCCGCGGGCGGTGCCGCTGCTGGACGGGCGGGGCCTCGTGGACGGCCGCCCGGCGGCGTACGTCTGCCGGGGGATGGTGTGCGACCGGCCGGTCACCGACCCGGCCGAGCTGGCCCGCGCCCTCGGCGTCCGGGGCTGACGGAACGGGTCGGGACACAGCGAAGGGGAAGGCGCGGACGCCTTCCCCTTCGAGAGTTCGTGGTTCGTCAGGGCCCTTCGGGCTCATGGTGTGATCGCCTGGGTGACATGCGTGGCACCTCCGCTCGATCAGGTGAAAACCGTATCTTTCGACGGTAGACCCGTCGGCGGCGCCAGTAAAGGGGCGACGCCGTTTCAGCGCAGCGAGTACGTCGCGATCGAGACGCCCACGTAGTGCGTCACGAACGCCGCGATCGTGAGGGTGTGGAACACCTCGTGGAAGCCGAACCAGCGCGGCGAGGGGTTCGGCCGCTGGAAGCCGTAGACCACGCCACCGACCGTGTAGAGCCCGCCGCCGACCGCCATCAGCACCCACACGGCGGTGTTCGCGTGCGCCACGAAGTCCCCGAAGTAGAAGACCGCGGCCCAGCCCAGCGCCATGTAGATCGGGGTGTAGAGCCAGCGGGGCGCGTCGTTCCAGAACACCCGGAACAGGACGCCGAGCACCGCACCCGTCCAGACCACGCTGAGCAGGACGACCCGGTCGGTGCCCTGGAGCAGCAGCAGCGTGAACGGCGTGTAGCTGCCGGCGATGAGCAGGAAGATGTTCGCGTGGTCGAAGCGGCGCAGGAACCGCCACACCCGCGGGCTCCAGGTGCCCCGGTGGTAGATCCCGGAGACGGTGAACAGCACCAGAGCCGAGGTCGCGAAGACCGCGGAGCCGATCCGGCTCGAGGCGGTGGGGGACAGGGCGACCAGGACGATGCCGGCGGCCAGGGTCAGCGGGGCGCTGGCGGCGTGGATCCAGCCGCGCAGGTGCGGCTTGACCTCGCCGAGGGTCTCGCGGACCTGGTCGCCGATGCGCTCGGTGACGCCGGACGTGGCGGCGACGATGCGTTCGGTGCGGGGACTCATCCGGCAACGGTAGCGGCGCGGACCCACGCGCACCGCCGTCCGGCCGAGTAAGGTTGCTCACCGTGGCGGACTGGAAGCGCGGGCTCCGGCGGGTGATCTATCCCGCCTACGAGGCGCGGGTCGTGCGCCGTCTGCCGGCCGACCGGCTGCCCCGGCACGTCGGGGTGATGCTGGACGGCAACCGCCGGTGGGCGAGGGCCGTCGGTCGCGACGCCGAGCACGGTCACCGGGCCGGTGCCGCGAACATCTCCCCGCTGCTCGAGTGGTGCGACGAGCTCGGCGTGAAGGTGGTCACCCTGTGGCTGCTCTCCACCGACAACCTCAACCGCCCCGCGGCCGAGCTGAACCCGCTGCTGGCGATCATCGAGGAGGTCGTCACCGACCTCGCCGCCGAGGGACGCTGGCGGCTGCACCCGGTCGGGGCGCTCGACCTGCTGCCCGCGGAGACCGCGCGACGGCTCAAGGAGGCCACCGAGGCGACCCGCGACGTCGACGGCATCATCGTCAACATCGCCGTCGGGTACGGCGGCCGGCGCGAGATCGCGGACGCCGTACGTTCGCTGCTGCAGGAGCACGCGTCCAAGGGCACCTCGATCGAGGAGCTCGCGGAGATCCTCGACGTCGACCACATCGGCGAGCACCTCTACACCAAGGGCCAGCCCGACCCGGACCTGGTGATCCGGACCTCCGGGGAGCAGCGGCTCGGCGGGTTCCTGCTCTGGCAGAGCGCGCACAGCGAGTTCTACTTCTGCGAGGCCTACTGGCCGGACTTCCGGCGGGTGGACTTCCTGCGCGCCGTCCGGGCGTACGCCGAGCGCGAGCGGCGCTACGGGGCCTGAGCGGTGGGCCGGCCTCCTGACCTCGTCGCAGCGGGTCACCGCGGATTCTTAACCTCCCCGTCATCACGCGTGCGGGCGTGTCGTGCGACAACCGTCGTGCGGCAGGCTTACTTTCGAAGCGATGGCGAGTGGGGAAGCTCGCCGTTTCGGGAGGCCCGTTCGTGAGCAGTCGCGACCTAGCTCGACTTGTCGAGACCCGGAAGTCCGCACTCGGACTTTCGGGCCTGATCCCGGTCCGTGTGCGTGACCTAACAGGACCGGGGTGCGGGTGCGCGCGTCGGTTCGCGAGGGGATGAACCGTGGTCGAAAGCTCGAGCCCCACCTCGTCAGCAGCCTCACCCGTGACGTCCGCGCCGACGGGGGCGACGGGGTCGACGGTGCCATCGGGGCCGTCGGTGCCATCGGGGCCGTCGGGGCCGCGTCGTCCCGCCCGGACCGCGTCACCCGTGCCCGGCACCCGCACCTACGTCCTCGACACCAGCGTGCTGCTCGCCGACCCCGGCGCGCTCCGCCGGTTCGAGGAGCACGAGGTGGTCCTGCCGGTGGTGGTGATCACCGAGCTCGAGGGCAAGCGCAACCACCCCGAGCTGGGGTACTTCGCCCGCGCCGCGCTGCGCTCGCTCGACGAGCTGCGGGTCCTGCACGGCCGCCTCGACGAGCCCGTCCCGGTCGGTGAGCACGGCGGCACGATCCGGGTCGAGCTCAACCACACCGACCCGACCTCGCTGCCCTCGGGCTTCCGGCTCGGCGACAACGACTCACGGATCCTGGCGGTCGCCTCCAACCTCGCCGAGGAGGGCTTCGAGGTCACCCTGGTCTCCAAGGACCTCCCGATGCGGATCAAGGCCTCGGCCGTCGGGCTCGACGCCCAGGAGTACCTCGCCGAGCTCGCCGTGGAGTCCGGCTGGACCGGGATGGCCGAGATGGAGGTCGGCGCGGCCGAGCTCGACGAGCTGTACGACGACGGGGTGCTCGACCTGGAGCCGGCCCGGGAGCTGCCCTGCCACACCGGGCTGGTGCTGCTCTCGGACCGGGGCAGCGCGCTGGGCCGGGTGAAGGCCGACAAGCAGGTGCACCTCGTGCGCGGCGACGCGAGCGCCTTCGGGGTGCACGGCCGCTCGGCCGAGCAGCGGATCGCCCTCGAGCTGCTGCTCGACCCCGAGGTCGGCATCGTGTCGCTCGGCGGCCGGGCCGGCACCGGCAAGTCGGCGATGGCGCTGTGCGCGGGCCTCGAGGCGGTGATGGAGCGCCGCCAGCACAAGAAGGTGGTGGTCTTCCGCCCGCTGTTCGCGGTCGGCGGCCAGGAGCTCGGCTACCTCCCCGGCAACGAGAACGAGAAGATGTCCCCCTGGGGCCAGGCGGTCTTCGACACCCTGGGCGCGCTGACCACCCCGGACGTCATCGACGAGGTGCTCGACCGCGGGATGCTCGAGGTGCTGCCGCTCACGCACATCCGCGGCCGCTCGCTGCACGACGCCTTCGTGATCGTGGACGAGGCCCAGTCCCTCGAGCGCAACGTGCTGCTCACCGTGCTGTCCCGGATCGGCGCCAACTCCAAGGTGGTGCTCACCCACGACGTGGCGCAGCGCGACAACCTCCGGGTCGGCCGGCACGACGGTGTGGTCGCCGTGGTCGAGAAGCTCAAGGGCCACCCGCTGTTCGCGCACGTCACCCTCACCAGGTCCGAGCGCTCGCCGATCGCGGCGCTGGTGACCGAGATGCTGGAGAACGTCGTCCTGTAACGATTTCCACACCCTGCGGCACCCTCGCGGCGTTCCTGAGCCGCCGGCCGACCCCGTCGCGACGGGAGCGGCCGGCGGTTTCGTCGGTCCGGGACGGCCGGCGGTGCGGGATCGGCGGGCACGGGCGGCATCTCGCGAAAAATCTTCGTTCGGGCGTGTATCTGCCCACTTCGGGGTCATCGTCTCGACTGGTGGACATTCCTGGTCACGCTCAGGTCACGACGCTGCATGTCGTGGACACCCGGGAGTGGGGGCTGTAGAAAAAGCCTGTTCGCCCGGTGTGGCCCCTGTCACATGCCATGTCGGGTGTGCACCCGACACGAGCGAAGGGAGCCGCACATGCGGCGCAAGGCAATGGCTGTTGCAGTGGCAGCCACCACATTCTTCGGGCTGGCAGCCTGTGGCGGAGGGGACAGCGGCGGCGCGTCCTCGTCCACCAAGATCGAGGGCGTCGGTCCGATCACGCTGGTCCAGGGCAAGGACACCTCCGGCTTCGTGCAGGGGGGTCCTGGACAAGTGGAACGCGAAGAACCCGGACCAGAAGGCCCGGCTGATCGAGCTCCCGCAGGACGCGGACTCGCAGCGCGAGAAGATGATCCAGAACGCCCAGACCAAGTCCGACGCCTACGACGTGCTGGTCACCGACGTCGTGTGGACCTCGGAGTTCGCAGCCAACCGCGTGCTGATCCCGCTCCCCGAGAGCGAGTTCCCGCTGGACAAGATGCTGAAGCCCGTCGTCGACACGACGAAGTACCTCGACAAGTTCTACGCGGCGCCCTCGTCGTCCGACGGCGGCATGCTCTACTACCGCACCGACCTGCTCAAGGGCGCCGGGATCACCGACCCGCCGAAGACGTGGGACGAGCTGATCGCGGACTGCAAGAAGGTCCAGGCCACGCCCGCGGGCAAGGGCGTGAACTGCTACGCCGGCCAGTTCGAGAAGTACGAAGGCCTCACCGTGAACGCCTCCGAGGTCATCAACGGTGCGGGCGGCCAGGTGACCGACGACGCCGGCAAGCCGGACGTCGACACCGCCGAGGCCGCCAAGGGCCTGGACTTCCTGGTGAACGGCTTCAAGCAGGGGTACATCCCCAAGGAAGCCATCACCTACAAGGAGGAGGAAGGCCGGATGGCCTTCCAGGCCGGCAAGCTGATCTTCCAGCGCCAGTGGCCCTACCAGTACAACCTGGCCAACGGCGACGAGGGCACCAAGGTGAAGGGCAAGTTCGCCGTGGCGCCGCTCCCGGGCCTCGACGGTCCGGGTGCCTCCAGCCTCGGTGGCCACAACCTGGGCATCTCGACGTACTCCGCCCACAAGAAGTCGGCGCTCGACTTCATCAAGTTCTACACGAGCGAGGAGAACCAGAAGGCCAACCTCGAGCTCGCCTCGCAGGCGCCGACGTTCACCGACCTGTACGACGACAAGGCGCTGCAGGACAAGTACCCGTACCTCACCACCCTGCGCGACTCGATCAACAACGCGGTCCCGCGTCCGCGCGTCGTCCGGTACGGCGACGCCTCGACCGCGATCCAGGACGCGGCCTACGCTGCGCTGACCGGCACCAAGAGCTCGGCTGACGCGCTCAAGGGTCTGCAGTCGCAGCTGACCGAGATCACCGGAAAGTGACCTCGAGCCTGTTCGGATGATGCGTCCGTGTCGGTGGGGTGAGGGTCGAGAGACCCTCACCCCACCGCACACGACCTAGGAGGGAACATGGCAGTTGCGGCACCGGCCCCGGTGGGTTCGCGGGGCAAGAAGACCAAGGAGTGGAAGTCTCCCGACGAGGGACAGGGACGCCTGGCAGCCATCATGCTGTCGCCGACGTTCCTGGTCCTGATCCTGGTGATCGGCCTGCCGATCCTGCTGGGCATCAGGCAGTCCTTCTACACGACCGGCGGTCTCGACGCACAGGGCTTCGCGATCGAGGGCGACCAGTTCAACGGCCTCAAGAACTACACGGCGATCTTCCACGGGGCGACCGCTGACCGGTTCTGGAACGCCTTCTACGTCACCACGCTCTTCACGGTCGTCTGCGTCGTCATCGAGACGGTCATCGGCACGGCGATGGCGCTGATCATGAACCGCGCGTTCAAGGGCCGCAGCCTGATCCGGGCCAGCATCCTCATCCCGTGGGCGATCCCGACCGTGGTCTCCGCGGTGCTGTGGAAGTGGATCTTCAACGCCAACGGTGTCGCCAACGACGTGCTCGGCAACCAGATCCTGTGGTCCACCGACGGCATCCAGGCCCAGATGGCGGTCATCATCGCGGACACCTGGAAGACCGCCCCGTTCATCGGTCTGCTGGTGCTCGCCGGCCTCCAGGTCATCCCCGAGGAGGTCTACGAGGCGGCCAAGATCGACGGCTCGAGCACCTGGAACTCCTTCCTGCACATCACGCTGCCGCTGGTGAAGCCCGCGCTGCTGGTGGCGGTCCTGTTCCGCATGCTCCAGACGCTGGCGATGTTCGACCTCCCGTACGTCCTGGTGGGCAAGGGCAAACCGAGCGTCGAGACGCTGTCGATCCTCGCCCAACAGGAGAGCGTGAACACGAGATACGGACCAGCGGCGGCGTACGCCGTGCTGCTGTTCCTCTACCTCGTGCTCCTGGCCTACGCCTTCATCAAGCTCCTCGGTGCCGACGTGATCGGTGACGCGGCGCCGAAGCGGGCCAAGGTCAAGGGTCAGAAGCGGTCCAAGGTCGGCAGGTCGGTCGCGAAGGGAGACATGCCGTGAGCGCACAGGCACCGTCCGCAAGCCAGGCGGAGAACAAGGTGGCCGACGCGCCGCCCCCGCGCAAGGTGAGCCAGGCAACCGCCGCCGGGAACCGGGTCCGCAAGACCGCGGTCTACGTCGGCATCGCCGTCATCATCCTCTACTGCCTGGCGCCGTTCTACTGGATGATCGTGACCAGCCTGCGCAAGCCGGCCGAGGTCTTCGAGAAGGCAGCCGTGCCGTCCCCGCCGTCGTTCCAGAACTACACGGCGGTCTTCGACCCGGTGAACAACTTCGCCCGCGCGCTGCTCAACTCGATCATCGTGGCCGGCGTGACGACGGTCGCGGTGCTGATCATCGGTGTCTTCGCGGCGTACGCCCTGGCCCGGCTGGACTTCCGGGGCAAGAACCTCGCCCTGAGCGCCATCATCGCGACCTCGATGTTCCCGGGCATCGCGCTCGTCGTGCCGCTGCTGAAGATCTTCACCGACATCGGCTGGATCAACACCTACCAGGCGCTGATCCTGCCGAGCATGTCGTTCGCGCTGCCGCTGTCCGTGTGGAACCTGACCGCGTTCTTCCGGCAGATGCCGCAGGAGCTCGAGCAGGCCGCCATGGTCGACGGCTGCACGCAGTGGCAGGCGTTCCGCAAGGTCATCCTGCCGATCGCGGCGCCCGGCGTGTTCACGACCGCGATCATCGCGTTCGTGGCCGCGTGGAACGAGTTCATCATCGCGCTGACGATGACCAACAAGTCGGACTTCTTCACCGCGGTCGTGGCGATCTCGCAGTTCCAGGGCAAGACCGGCCGGGACATCCCGGTCGGCAGCCAGATGGCGGCCGGCGTGATCCTGACGATCCCGCTGATCATCATGGTGCT
It encodes:
- a CDS encoding ABC transporter substrate-binding protein, with product MAEGTAAARPRPPRSRASVRSRWSRARTPPASCRGVLDKWNAKNPDQKARLIELPQDADSQREKMIQNAQTKSDAYDVLVTDVVWTSEFAANRVLIPLPESEFPLDKMLKPVVDTTKYLDKFYAAPSSSDGGMLYYRTDLLKGAGITDPPKTWDELIADCKKVQATPAGKGVNCYAGQFEKYEGLTVNASEVINGAGGQVTDDAGKPDVDTAEAAKGLDFLVNGFKQGYIPKEAITYKEEEGRMAFQAGKLIFQRQWPYQYNLANGDEGTKVKGKFAVAPLPGLDGPGASSLGGHNLGISTYSAHKKSALDFIKFYTSEENQKANLELASQAPTFTDLYDDKALQDKYPYLTTLRDSINNAVPRPRVVRYGDASTAIQDAAYAALTGTKSSADALKGLQSQLTEITGK
- a CDS encoding carbohydrate ABC transporter permease; the encoded protein is MAVAAPAPVGSRGKKTKEWKSPDEGQGRLAAIMLSPTFLVLILVIGLPILLGIRQSFYTTGGLDAQGFAIEGDQFNGLKNYTAIFHGATADRFWNAFYVTTLFTVVCVVIETVIGTAMALIMNRAFKGRSLIRASILIPWAIPTVVSAVLWKWIFNANGVANDVLGNQILWSTDGIQAQMAVIIADTWKTAPFIGLLVLAGLQVIPEEVYEAAKIDGSSTWNSFLHITLPLVKPALLVAVLFRMLQTLAMFDLPYVLVGKGKPSVETLSILAQQESVNTRYGPAAAYAVLLFLYLVLLAYAFIKLLGADVIGDAAPKRAKVKGQKRSKVGRSVAKGDMP
- a CDS encoding carbohydrate ABC transporter permease, with the protein product MIVTSLRKPAEVFEKAAVPSPPSFQNYTAVFDPVNNFARALLNSIIVAGVTTVAVLIIGVFAAYALARLDFRGKNLALSAIIATSMFPGIALVVPLLKIFTDIGWINTYQALILPSMSFALPLSVWNLTAFFRQMPQELEQAAMVDGCTQWQAFRKVILPIAAPGVFTTAIIAFVAAWNEFIIALTMTNKSDFFTAVVAISQFQGKTGRDIPVGSQMAAGVILTIPLIIMVLAFQRRIVSGLTAGGVK
- a CDS encoding PhoH family protein, encoding MPGTRTYVLDTSVLLADPGALRRFEEHEVVLPVVVITELEGKRNHPELGYFARAALRSLDELRVLHGRLDEPVPVGEHGGTIRVELNHTDPTSLPSGFRLGDNDSRILAVASNLAEEGFEVTLVSKDLPMRIKASAVGLDAQEYLAELAVESGWTGMAEMEVGAAELDELYDDGVLDLEPARELPCHTGLVLLSDRGSALGRVKADKQVHLVRGDASAFGVHGRSAEQRIALELLLDPEVGIVSLGGRAGTGKSAMALCAGLEAVMERRQHKKVVVFRPLFAVGGQELGYLPGNENEKMSPWGQAVFDTLGALTTPDVIDEVLDRGMLEVLPLTHIRGRSLHDAFVIVDEAQSLERNVLLTVLSRIGANSKVVLTHDVAQRDNLRVGRHDGVVAVVEKLKGHPLFAHVTLTRSERSPIAALVTEMLENVVL